The following proteins are co-located in the Apium graveolens cultivar Ventura chromosome 5, ASM990537v1, whole genome shotgun sequence genome:
- the LOC141723686 gene encoding putative nucleoredoxin 1-1, which translates to MPDQFLRNKLECVYNMLAKLKKDFEVVLIFIRNLHVDGWEESCWGTFDSMPWLALPFRDESCKKLKRIFKLSNDGRNDSNKLVIVGPNAEFVEPFGTSVLLNYNISAYPFTRKKATELETEVVKELKLDMLMDPDTVLIGNYGEVSFSKLFGKRVMLVLERFDVDFNENNAYKGFLLMLRGSYLKTRYTDEFEVIRVIIDNTESCGGKHLNLGHLERLLSLDRNFAGILGFVTLASSLKLDLSSSHFWYGKSLSDFQSYFQIFAFERNGRLVRKTMYPTFENLEFPFYAGSLEEETSAQLSRILLN; encoded by the exons ATGCCTGACCAATTTTTAAGAAACAAACTTGAGTGTGTGTATAATATGTTGGCAAAGCTGAAGAAAGACTTTGAAGTTGTGCTTATTTTCATAAGGAACTTGCATGTAGATGGTTGGGAAGAATCTTGTTGGGGAACATTTGACAGTATGCCTTGGTTGGCACTGCCATTTAGAGACGAGAGTTGTAAGAAGTTAAAGCGAATTTTCAAGTTATCAAATGATGGCCGAAATGATTCTAATAAACTTGTGATCGTTGGGCCAAATGCGGAATTTGTGGAACCATTTGGCACTAGTGTGTTGTTAAACTATAATATTTCAGCATACCCATTCACCCGTAAGAAAGCTACTGAGTTGGAGACTGAAGTAGTGAAGGAACTGAAGCTGGATATGTTAATGGATCCAGACACTGTCTTGATAGGTAATTACGGCGAG GTTTCTTTCTCCAAACTTTTTGGGAAGAGAGTCATGCTTGTTCTTGAAAGGTTTGATGTTGATTTTAACGAGAATAATGCATATAAAGGTTTTTTACTGATGTTAAGAGGAAGTTATCTCAAAACAAGGTATACTGATGAGTTTGAAGTGATCCGCGTCATCATAGACAATACAGAATCTTGTGGCGGTAAACACCTTAACCTTGGTCATCTAGAACGTTTGCTATCACTTGACAGGAATTTTGCAGGTATACTTGGGTTTGTAACGCTTGCAAGCAGCTTGAAACTTGATTTAAGCTCCTCCCATTTTTGGTATGGCAAGTCTCTTAGTGACTTCCAGTCCTATTTCCAAATCTTTGCCTTCGAGAGAAATGGAAGACTTGTGAGAAAAACAATGTATCCTACTTTCGAGAATTTGGAATTCCCCTTCTATGCTGGCAGTTTAGAAGAGGAGACATCGGCCCAGTTAAGTAGGATATTACTTAACTAG
- the LOC141661053 gene encoding putative nucleoredoxin 1, translating to MRGLGRLIVGGRFLTKPTNTRNLTTRIFRKINSTPCTSRTISSRYAYAYRKSCYVFQFRGYFQSTVYHTEVAGRTELKKGDIISLNELLFTSNRDYLVKNNNQHVKADELKGKVVLLYFMPLSGHCIPYNNKDAFSADLKDVYNDLLPLNNFEVVLVVQDDHCEGQIIPVSSTTDPQEEFKDLFSSMPWTAIPFSDAGSRKRIENRLFKREEYGPPVMFVIDSTGIILQTHHVWDILRDFGALGFPFSDTRINFLQAEDDAAAKNPSLNTLLASPQRSYVISNKGDQV from the exons ATGAGGGGTTTGGGAAGATTAATTGTTGGAGGAAGATTTCTAACCAAACCTACAAATACACGTAACTTGACTACTCGTATATTCAGAAAAATAAATAGTACTCCATGTACATCAAGAACAATAAGTAGCAGATATGCCTATGCTTATCGAAAAAGCTGTTATGTGTTTCAGTTTAGAG GATATTTTCAAAGTACAGTCTACCATACTGAAGTTGCAGGACGAACAGAGTTGAAGAAAGGAGACATCATCAGTTTAAATGAGCTTCTCTTCACCAGTAACAGAGATTACCTTGTCAAAAACAACAACCAACAT GTTAAGGCCGACGAGTtgaaaggcaaagttgttcttttGTATTTTATGCCACTATCTGGTCACTGTATCCCATACAACAACAAGGACGCGTTCTCTGCGGATTTGAAGGACGTCTACAATGATCTACTGCCACTCAATAATTTTGAGGTGGTTTTGGTTGTCCAGGATGATCATTGTGAAGGACAAATTATACCAGTTTCTTCTACAACAGACCCTCAGGAGGAATTCAAAGATTTGTTTTCTTCAATGCCATGGACCGCCATTCCATTTTCAGATGCAGGATCCAGGAAACGTATTGAAAACCGCCTTTTCAAGCGTGAAGAATATGGTCCACCTGTCATGTTCGTCATTGACTCAACAGGGATAATTTTGCAAACTCATCATGTCTGGGATATTTTACGGGATTTTGGAGCCTTAGGCTTTCCTTTTAGTGATACCAGAATAAATTTTTTGCAGGCTGAAGATGATGCAGCCGCTAAGAACCCCTCCTTGAACACACTATTGGCCTCCCCCCAACGTAGCTATGTCATTTCGAACAAAGGAGATCAGGTATGA
- the LOC141659167 gene encoding GTP-binding protein OBGC, chloroplastic, with protein MASSSSSFVSIYSSFSTRALSPPCCKLKRNPRKAKPRKLTPNPNPLLKSRAFPQLEATTYTRLPPKDDFLIDPSQLASPEITVSEFTSFSGRKSPENVENIEKKDEIDEIGSGDEEFEFDYGKFELFEVGSDDEGDEDEEFDDEVVLGFGDGEFTEVEEGEEGEKEKEKGVPAVMRCFDRAKIFVKAGDGGNGCVAIRREKFVPLGGPSGGDGGRGGHVYVEVDDSMNSLLPFRQSIHYRAGRGSHGKGSNMHGAKGDSVVVKVPPGTVVREAGKDGEEGEVLFELLNPGQRALLLPGGRGGRGNAAFKSGTNRVPKIAENGEEGAEMWLELELKLVADVGIVGVPNAGKSTLLSVVSAAKPNIANYPFTTLLPNLGVVSFDYDASMVVADLPGLLEGAHRGFGLGHEFLRHTERCSVLVHIVDGSSEQPEYEYDAVRLELEMFSPELAEKQYVVAYNKMDLPHAYEKWPSFKERLQSRGIESFSMSAATGEGTREVIYAAYELVQKRKEATKGEGFSGPLNLNHVADMVTKQRKSPINEFEISHDPSSNTWNVVGSGLQRFVQMTNWSYVDSDRRFQHVLEACGVFKSLTRLGVKEGDTVVIGEMEMEWHDYKNGGSSNMKRRAASVRWPQ; from the exons ATGGCATCATCGTCATCATCATTTGTATCTATCTACTCATCTTTTTCCACTCGAGCTCTATCTCCTCCTTGTTGTAAACTTAAACGAAACCCAAGAAAAGCTAAACCCAGAAAGCTCACTCCAAACCCTAACCCTCTCTTAAAATCTCGCGCATTTCCTCAACTCGAAGCCACTACTTACACTCGTTTACCCCCTAAAGATGATTTTCTTATTGACCCTTCTCAATTAGCATCCCCCGAAATCACTGTTTCGGAGTTTACCTCGTTTTCGGGTCGAAAATCGCCAGAAAATGTCGAAAATATCGAGAAAAAGGATGAAATTGATGAAATTGGGAGTGGTGATGAGGAATTCGAGTTTGATTATGGTAAATTTGAGCTCTTTGAGGTTGGGTCTGATGATGAGGGTGACGAGGATGAGGAATTTGATGATGAGGTTGTGTTAGGGTTTGGGGATGGGGAGTTTACGGAGGTCGAAGAAGGCGAGGAGGGggagaaggagaaggagaaggGAGTTCCAGCTGTGATGAGATGTTTCGATAGGGCGAAGATTTTTGTGAAAGCTGGTGATGGTGGGAATGGTTGTGTGGCGATAAGGCGGGAGAAGTTTGTTCCGTTAGGCGGGCCTTCGGGTGGGGATGGTGGGAGAGGGGGACATGTGTATGTGGAAGTTGATGATTCCATGAATTCTTTGTTGCCTTTTAGGCAGAGTATTCATTATAGGGCGGGGAGGGGAAGTCATGGGAAGGGGAGTAATATGCACGGGGCGAAAGGGGATAGTGTTGTGGTGAAGGTGCCGCCTGGGACGGTTGTTAGAGAGGCGGGGAAAGATGGGGAGGAAGGGGAAGTTTTGTTTGAGTTGTTGAACCCGGGGCAGAGGGCGTTGTTGTTGCCCGGAGGAAGAGGTGGGAGAGGGAATGCTGCTTTTAAGTCGGGGACGAATAGGGTGCCTAAGATTGCGGAGAATGGTGAAGAGGGTGCTGAAAT GTGGTTAGAGTTAGAGCTGAAGTTGGTGGCTGATGTTGGGATAGTAGGAGTTCCAAATGCTGGGAAAAGTACATTGCTCAGTGTTGTAAGTGCAGCAAAACCAAACATAGCGAATTACCCATTTACAACCTTGCTTCCCAATTTAGGCGTGGTATCTTTTGACTATGATGCTTCAATGGTTGTAGCCGATTTGCCTGGTTTGCTTGAAGGAGCACATCGTGGTTTTGGTTTAGGCCACGAGTTTCTTCGGCACACTGAAAGATGCTCAGTTCTG GTACACATTGTTGATGGCTCATCAGAGCAACCAGAGTATGAATATGACGCTGTTCGTCTTGAGTTGGAAATGTTTAGTCCTGAACTCGCTGAAAAACAATATGTGGTGGCATATAACAAGATGGATCTTCCCCATGCATATGAGAAGTGGCCATCTTTCAAGGAAAGATTACAATCTCGTGGGATTGAATCTTTTAGCATGAGTGCGGCGACGGGAGAAGGCACTAGGGAAGTGATATATGCTGCTTATGAGCTTGTGCAAAAAAGGAAAGAAGCCACCAAAGGAGAAG GTTTTAGTGGCCCTTTAAATTTAAACCATGTGGCTGATATGGTGACAAAGCAGCGAAAGTCTCCAATAAATGAGTTTGAGATCTCTCATGACCCCTCTTCAAATACTTGGAATGTAGTCGGATCAGGGCTGCAACGTTTTGTCCAGATGACAAACTGGAG CTATGTAGATTCTGacagaaggtttcaacatgttCTCGAGGCATGTGGAGTATTCAAGTCTCTTACAAGGCTTGGTGTTAAAGAGGGGGACACTGTTGTCATTGGCGAG ATGGAAATGGAATGGCATGATTATAAGAATGGCGGGTCGTCAAACATGAAGCGACGAGCTGCGTCAGTCAGATGGCCTCAGTAG
- the LOC141659168 gene encoding uncharacterized protein LOC141659168 — protein MSHREFYHRRSIRAQFKQIAPAITGKSCPICLNHIDHRRAAVITACMHAYCIDCIDRWSKLKRKCPLCNAQFDSWFFRFSFSSRSFCNRKLPPLVDVVKGIDGGDFHSVRSNRLIARSSREDSDIGNSRTRPLPRVRSFGNPRTMPLDIIKERILLWRRSIYEQRLQAVPCSNNKLQEQDMIGKKGVKERILQKIEPWIQRELKATISDPDPSILVHVITSIYIAAIERKQKSSGHSSRVLAEDNYLKPLRPFLLERTSMFWHELSCFAESYLNMDTYDSVVRYIARVN, from the exons ATGAGTCACCGCGAGTTCTATCATCGCCGTTCCATCCGAGCTCAATTCAAGCAAATCGCACCGGCGATCACCGGAAAATCATGTCCGATATGCCTAAACCACATCGATCATCGAAGAGCAGCCGTAATAACGGCGTGTATGCACGCGTATTGTATCGATTGTATTGATCGATGGAGCAAATTGAAACGAAAGTGTCCTCTTTGTAACGCGCAATTCGATTCGTGGTTTTTTAGGTTTAGCTTCTCTTCTCGAAGCTTCTGTAATCGAAAGTTACCGCCTTTAGTTGATGTGGTTAAAGGGATTGACGGTGGAGATTTTCATAGTGTTCGTAGTAATCGATTAATCGCTAGAAG CTCAAGGGAAGACTCGGATATTGGTAACTCGAGAACAAGGCCGTTGCCGAGAGTTAGATCATTTGGAAATCCAAGAACAATGCCCCTTGACATAATTAAAGAGAGGATTCTGCTATGGCGTAGAAG CATATATGAGCAACGTCTTCAGGCCGTGCCTTGTTCTAACAATAAACTTCAGGAGCAG GACATGATAGGAAAAAAAGGTGTCAAAGAGAGGATACTGCAGAAAATAGAGCCATGGATACAAAGGGAACTAAAGGCAACCATTAGTGATCCTGATCCATCAATACTTGTGCATGTCATTACCTCTATATACATTGCAGCCATTGAAAGAAAGCAAAAATCATCAGGGCACTCTAGTCGGGTTCTTGCAGAGGATAACTATCTTAAGCCTTTGCGGCCTTTTTTGCTTGAGAGGACTAGTATGTTTTGGCATGAACTGAG TTGTTTTGCAGAAAGCTACCTCAACATGGATACTTATGATTCTGTAGTCAGGTATATTGCCCGTGTGAATTAA